Proteins co-encoded in one Nitratireductor kimnyeongensis genomic window:
- a CDS encoding relaxase/mobilization nuclease domain-containing protein → MILKAKERGDGPQLARYLLAMRDNDHVELHDVRGFASDDLLGAFHEADAIASGTRCRKHLFSMSLNPPAGENVSIEAFEQAISQIEEKLGLENQPRAVVFHEKDGRRHAHVVWSRIDPERMRALNMAHYKVKLRDVSQQLCREHGWDMPRGFEDRSLRDPLNFTRAEWQQARRAGLDPKQLKALFQKCWKQSASGAAFENALKERGFTLARGDRRGFVAVDYRGEIYSLTRLTGTKTKEVAARVGDPQKLPSADEARAAMAAQMTEQLQSFIKDAEREAERGLRVLIFRRSEMTGRHRHERQALKEAHEERWLTETKERAARLPRGFSGIWHRITGRYGRIRNQNEHEAWQATLRDRAERESLIVRQLDERRALQQEISGQREQQQADLLMLRQDITRYHDMAAPERERQDNKPEREGRSRSGRRRRTRSPRME, encoded by the coding sequence ATGATCCTCAAGGCCAAGGAACGCGGGGACGGCCCGCAGCTCGCCCGCTATCTTCTTGCCATGCGGGATAACGATCATGTCGAGCTGCATGACGTGCGCGGCTTCGCGAGTGATGATCTGCTCGGTGCCTTCCACGAGGCCGATGCCATTGCCAGCGGCACACGCTGCCGCAAGCATCTCTTCTCGATGAGCCTGAACCCGCCTGCGGGGGAGAATGTCAGCATCGAAGCCTTCGAGCAGGCGATTTCACAAATTGAAGAAAAGCTCGGTCTGGAGAACCAGCCGCGCGCCGTCGTCTTCCATGAAAAGGACGGGCGACGGCACGCGCATGTTGTCTGGTCGCGGATCGACCCTGAGCGCATGCGGGCGCTCAACATGGCGCACTACAAGGTCAAGCTGCGCGATGTCTCGCAGCAGCTCTGCCGTGAACATGGCTGGGACATGCCGCGCGGCTTTGAAGATCGCAGCCTGCGCGATCCGCTGAACTTTACCCGCGCCGAATGGCAGCAAGCCCGCCGTGCGGGCCTCGATCCGAAGCAGCTCAAGGCGCTTTTCCAGAAATGCTGGAAGCAGTCGGCTTCCGGCGCTGCCTTTGAGAATGCGCTCAAAGAGCGCGGCTTTACCCTCGCGCGCGGCGACCGGCGCGGCTTTGTCGCCGTCGATTATCGCGGTGAGATTTACAGCCTCACCCGCCTGACCGGCACGAAGACCAAGGAAGTCGCCGCCCGCGTCGGCGATCCGCAGAAACTGCCGTCTGCCGACGAAGCCCGCGCCGCAATGGCCGCGCAAATGACCGAACAGCTCCAGAGCTTCATCAAGGACGCCGAACGCGAGGCTGAGCGCGGTCTCAGGGTGCTGATCTTCCGCCGCAGCGAAATGACCGGGCGTCACCGCCATGAACGGCAAGCGCTGAAAGAAGCGCATGAAGAGCGCTGGCTTACCGAAACCAAGGAACGAGCCGCACGCCTGCCGCGCGGCTTCTCCGGCATCTGGCACCGGATCACGGGCCGCTATGGCCGGATCAGGAATCAAAATGAGCACGAGGCCTGGCAGGCCACGCTGCGCGACCGCGCCGAACGCGAAAGCCTGATCGTCCGGCAACTCGATGAGCGCCGCGCCCTGCAACAGGAAATCTCTGGCCAGCGCGAACAGCAGCAGGCCGATCTGCTCATGCTCCGCCAGGACATCACCCGCTACCACGACATGGCCGCGCCGGAACGCGAGCGCCAAGACAACAAACCCGAACGCGAGGGCCGCAGCCGCTCCGGCAGGCGCAGGCGAACGCGCAGCCCCCGCATGGAATGA
- a CDS encoding type IV toxin-antitoxin system AbiEi family antitoxin domain-containing protein, with translation MDGQNASKLKQVLQNVPPGFLIDSAWMSRHGISRQSVSAYVKRGWLERVIQGLYRRPFTPSENPEAVRGWKIPLLSAQWLMAYDFHVGGMTALALHGHEHYLALGGGQKVHLYGDNIPAWLFKISIDGHFVRHSTKPFEDAQAGIESGSFDLSQQADNDATMSPWLWPIRMSTPERAILEALDGLPRSESFHNVDVVFESLVNLRPKQLTALLTACRSVKVKRLFFVYADKHAHAWRKHIDAEAIDLGRGDRALAENGKLHPTYRITVPSDLLPGEAADGP, from the coding sequence ATGGATGGACAAAACGCATCAAAGCTAAAGCAGGTTCTTCAGAACGTCCCACCGGGATTTCTGATCGATTCCGCTTGGATGAGCCGTCACGGAATTTCACGCCAATCCGTGTCCGCCTATGTCAAGCGAGGCTGGCTCGAAAGGGTCATACAGGGGCTCTATCGCCGTCCTTTCACACCTTCGGAAAATCCCGAAGCGGTTAGAGGGTGGAAGATACCACTCCTTTCCGCGCAATGGCTCATGGCGTACGACTTCCATGTCGGGGGAATGACCGCATTGGCATTGCACGGCCATGAGCACTATCTCGCACTGGGTGGCGGGCAGAAAGTTCACCTCTACGGTGACAACATACCGGCATGGCTGTTCAAGATAAGCATCGATGGTCACTTCGTGCGACATAGCACGAAACCGTTTGAAGATGCTCAGGCGGGAATCGAAAGCGGTTCTTTTGACCTATCGCAGCAAGCCGATAATGACGCGACCATGAGCCCTTGGCTCTGGCCGATCAGAATGTCAACGCCGGAACGCGCCATTCTTGAAGCGCTGGACGGACTGCCACGCAGTGAGAGCTTCCACAATGTGGACGTGGTGTTTGAGAGCTTGGTGAACCTGCGCCCCAAGCAACTCACAGCACTGCTGACCGCCTGCAGAAGCGTCAAGGTGAAGCGCCTCTTCTTCGTCTATGCCGACAAGCATGCACATGCCTGGCGCAAACATATAGACGCCGAGGCCATAGACCTTGGCCGAGGCGACAGAGCCCTTGCAGAGAACGGCAAATTGCATCCGACATATCGGATAACAGTGCCTTCCGACCTGTTACCGGGGGAGGCCGCCGATGGCCCGTGA
- a CDS encoding nucleotidyl transferase AbiEii/AbiGii toxin family protein, with protein sequence MARERYERQVQLLVRTLPFVARQDVFALKGGTAINLFYRDMPRLSVDIDLVYLPIEDRAASLAGIDTALDDIQADLVRNLRGAHVQRIAGGGNNDTRIKVRQGTAEIKIETSPVSRGTVHPPQLRAVTDPVSEMFGFAEMQVVAFEDLFGGKLHAALDRQHPRDLYDVKLLYENEGITDALFRTFLVYIASSNRPPHELLRPSLKVLDQDFVAEFDGMTTHEVSLTELLDVRKRLVGDIAARLDEPVRHFLLSLHEGEPDFNVIGLPDAINLPAVQWKLLNLRKLKEQNPEKHAEHRQEIESL encoded by the coding sequence ATGGCCCGTGAACGTTATGAGCGGCAGGTCCAACTACTGGTCCGCACACTGCCTTTCGTTGCACGACAGGACGTATTCGCCCTGAAAGGCGGCACAGCAATCAACCTGTTTTATCGTGACATGCCGCGCCTGTCGGTCGATATAGACCTTGTTTATCTGCCCATTGAGGATCGCGCCGCGTCGCTTGCGGGTATTGATACGGCACTCGACGACATACAGGCTGACCTGGTGAGGAACCTGCGCGGCGCACATGTGCAGCGCATAGCGGGTGGCGGCAACAACGATACACGTATCAAAGTCCGTCAAGGGACCGCTGAAATTAAAATCGAAACATCCCCGGTAAGCCGTGGCACGGTTCACCCGCCCCAATTGCGCGCGGTTACTGACCCCGTGAGCGAGATGTTCGGCTTTGCCGAAATGCAGGTTGTCGCCTTCGAGGATTTATTCGGCGGAAAACTGCATGCCGCGCTTGACCGGCAGCATCCACGCGACCTGTACGATGTGAAGCTGCTCTATGAAAACGAAGGCATCACCGACGCGCTATTCCGCACCTTTCTGGTCTATATTGCCAGTTCGAACCGCCCGCCACACGAATTGCTACGACCATCTCTTAAGGTGCTCGATCAGGACTTCGTAGCAGAGTTTGACGGCATGACCACGCATGAGGTGAGCCTGACCGAACTGCTTGATGTACGCAAACGCCTGGTCGGCGATATTGCCGCCAGATTGGATGAACCTGTGCGGCATTTTCTACTGTCCCTGCATGAAGGCGAGCCCGACTTCAACGTCATCGGACTGCCCGATGCGATCAACCTACCTGCTGTGCAATGGAAACTACTCAATCTGCGTAAGCTAAAGGAGCAGAACCCGGAAAAGCATGCGGAGCACCGGCAGGAAATAGAGAGCCTATAG
- the herA gene encoding anti-phage-associated helicase HerA, whose translation MISSRRPIGYVVEIDGPQLLVNLLEDSRGHVAGHRDGLSTVEQPGDLVGIDAGAETIILRIMTVAFAEPREVHAGRGRSSNIPQEPLRQLRGRVVGFLAKREGRLSFSPQEWRLPVLGASVYPLSDIETVATIGANGIPDEQIRLGADSRNHAVEVSANIDQVLGRHMAILGSTGQGKTHFVAAVLQQLVRLPKSRIVVFDVNGEYAPAFANLGARVKVTQLGGPAGGLRIPYYALGRHGLSRLLIPSEKAQMPTLRFAIEHLRFVEADAHGAKLVGTQSNVLFDDCHTGNAAHANQAMTALRAGTAPPANVWPHMRALSCLATEWYVLKPNNQGWTRDTFQYGHIQSMINRIRGLIEDPQFTSIVEITGGAGLANPLSMQDECAALVREVFGPPVFGQNDWSVHVVDLSRLTQDLMPFVLGSLLEMFAAEIFKRGPGNTHPTMLALEEAHHYLRQLPGESDGGQQALAYERLAKEGRKFGLSLLISTQRPSEVSPTVLSQCGTWAVFRLNNEADQRAVASAAETAGVNVSRQLAGLGRGEAIIFGAALPVPTRLSVSRPSPEPDSKDPPFLQKWS comes from the coding sequence TTGATCAGTTCCCGTCGCCCCATCGGCTATGTGGTCGAAATCGACGGACCGCAGCTTCTAGTCAATTTACTTGAGGATTCCCGTGGGCACGTTGCTGGACACCGCGACGGCCTATCGACCGTTGAGCAACCGGGCGATCTCGTCGGGATCGACGCCGGTGCAGAAACTATTATTCTTCGGATTATGACCGTGGCGTTTGCGGAACCGCGCGAAGTCCATGCAGGGCGCGGACGATCATCGAACATCCCGCAGGAGCCATTACGCCAGCTTCGCGGCCGTGTTGTCGGCTTTCTGGCTAAGCGGGAGGGCAGGCTATCCTTTTCTCCGCAGGAGTGGAGATTGCCCGTTCTCGGGGCGAGCGTTTATCCGCTTTCCGATATCGAAACGGTCGCAACCATCGGCGCGAACGGCATCCCGGACGAGCAGATTAGACTAGGTGCGGATTCACGCAACCACGCCGTAGAGGTCAGCGCGAATATTGACCAAGTGCTGGGCCGCCACATGGCGATTCTTGGTTCCACGGGACAAGGTAAAACCCATTTTGTCGCCGCTGTGCTGCAACAGCTTGTTCGCCTACCCAAATCGCGGATCGTCGTCTTTGACGTTAACGGAGAATATGCGCCTGCCTTCGCCAATCTGGGAGCGCGCGTAAAAGTCACCCAACTTGGCGGTCCAGCTGGCGGTCTTCGGATTCCATACTATGCGCTTGGGCGGCACGGCTTGTCCCGGTTGCTGATACCAAGCGAGAAAGCGCAAATGCCGACGTTGCGCTTTGCGATTGAGCATCTTCGCTTTGTTGAAGCTGATGCGCATGGAGCGAAACTAGTCGGCACTCAATCCAATGTGCTTTTCGATGACTGTCACACAGGCAACGCCGCGCATGCCAATCAGGCGATGACCGCGCTAAGGGCGGGAACAGCTCCCCCGGCGAATGTGTGGCCGCATATGCGCGCACTGTCTTGCCTCGCCACCGAATGGTATGTCCTTAAGCCGAACAACCAAGGCTGGACCCGCGACACCTTCCAGTACGGCCATATCCAGTCGATGATTAACCGCATACGCGGTTTGATCGAAGACCCGCAATTTACGTCCATTGTTGAAATCACGGGCGGCGCGGGATTAGCGAATCCCCTGAGCATGCAGGACGAATGCGCGGCGCTCGTAAGGGAAGTTTTTGGACCGCCGGTGTTTGGTCAGAATGATTGGTCGGTCCACGTTGTTGATCTTAGCCGCCTGACTCAAGATCTAATGCCGTTTGTCTTGGGATCGCTCCTGGAGATGTTCGCCGCAGAGATATTCAAGCGTGGCCCCGGTAATACCCATCCGACCATGCTCGCCCTTGAGGAAGCGCACCACTATCTTCGCCAGCTACCTGGCGAATCGGATGGCGGACAGCAGGCACTTGCCTATGAGCGCCTGGCTAAAGAGGGCCGCAAATTCGGCCTGTCCCTGCTAATCAGCACTCAGCGCCCGTCTGAGGTTTCCCCGACCGTGCTTTCGCAATGCGGAACATGGGCCGTGTTTCGCCTTAACAACGAAGCCGATCAGCGGGCGGTCGCATCCGCAGCAGAAACAGCGGGGGTAAACGTGTCTCGACAGCTTGCCGGGCTTGGTCGCGGCGAAGCCATCATTTTCGGCGCGGCACTGCCGGTGCCGACGCGCCTTTCTGTCAGCAGGCCAAGTCCCGAACCAGATTCTAAAGACCCGCCATTCTTGCAAAAGTGGTCATAG
- a CDS encoding SIR2 family anti-phage-associated protein, producing the protein MTFFAIRGSRQLSEEEFLAHLALAIRLENVGVLLGAGASKGVGGMVMSDVWSLLENDYPDQVQFLRDNKFLANGEQGNVELLLDKLEIACLDGERVGADLTGLKAARHALRKAVLRAAILDEKLWSEPDQAILHPKLSSHIRLVSRLAGNRQPGQAAPWAFTTNYDLALEWSAEALGLHCVNGFSGTHDRAFRPSSFDLGLRNVQARGEARFGTYNLYLGKLHGSISWTAGKSGSVCELPSTTVKPLVDQFIASDKPDDWPGFMIFPGASKFVQTTAFVYGEVIRRFTEFLSRPNACLIVNGYGFTDDHINRLVVSALQNPTLQLIIYLPEIDRLGIYQSLAATGDAIKPNEQLKRLLLAQLPQVTVRGFGAGGFFDALASDLPEPAMLDEVSERARQLEALLKQATNVQVSKKAAAPAEATAVAAAPEAAETASAPNTDSEGSF; encoded by the coding sequence ATGACCTTCTTTGCGATCCGAGGGAGCAGACAACTCTCAGAAGAAGAGTTTTTAGCTCATCTTGCCTTGGCCATTCGGCTGGAGAATGTTGGCGTGTTGCTTGGTGCTGGTGCCTCCAAGGGCGTCGGCGGTATGGTTATGAGCGATGTTTGGTCGCTCCTGGAGAACGATTATCCTGATCAGGTTCAATTCCTTCGAGACAATAAATTTCTTGCGAACGGCGAGCAGGGCAATGTTGAACTGTTGCTCGATAAGTTGGAAATCGCATGTCTGGATGGCGAACGGGTTGGCGCCGATCTTACCGGGCTCAAAGCGGCGCGGCACGCCTTGCGGAAAGCTGTCCTGCGGGCGGCTATTCTTGACGAAAAACTGTGGTCGGAGCCGGATCAGGCGATATTGCATCCCAAGCTATCGAGCCACATAAGGCTTGTATCGCGTCTTGCTGGGAATCGTCAGCCAGGACAGGCCGCGCCGTGGGCGTTCACTACCAACTACGATCTTGCGCTGGAATGGTCGGCGGAAGCGCTTGGTCTTCATTGTGTTAATGGGTTCTCAGGAACGCATGACCGCGCCTTTCGTCCAAGCAGCTTTGACCTTGGCCTTCGGAACGTGCAGGCGCGTGGTGAGGCTCGTTTCGGAACATACAATCTCTATCTCGGAAAGCTGCACGGCTCGATCTCATGGACGGCGGGCAAGTCGGGCAGTGTGTGCGAGCTGCCCAGCACCACGGTAAAGCCGTTAGTGGATCAGTTTATCGCATCGGACAAACCGGATGATTGGCCCGGTTTCATGATCTTCCCCGGCGCGTCCAAATTCGTCCAAACAACCGCATTTGTTTATGGCGAGGTCATCCGCCGCTTCACCGAATTTCTCTCGCGTCCGAACGCTTGTCTTATCGTCAACGGCTACGGCTTCACCGATGACCATATTAACCGCCTTGTGGTATCGGCACTACAAAACCCCACGCTGCAACTCATCATCTACCTTCCCGAGATTGATCGCTTGGGCATCTATCAATCGCTCGCGGCGACAGGCGACGCAATCAAGCCCAACGAGCAACTTAAACGCCTGTTACTTGCCCAACTCCCACAAGTAACCGTGCGGGGGTTTGGGGCCGGTGGCTTTTTCGACGCATTAGCGAGCGACTTGCCCGAACCCGCCATGCTGGACGAAGTGTCTGAGCGCGCGCGACAGCTCGAAGCCTTGCTCAAGCAAGCCACAAACGTCCAAGTATCAAAGAAGGCAGCCGCCCCGGCAGAGGCGACGGCGGTAGCTGCCGCTCCCGAAGCCGCGGAAACAGCGTCTGCGCCCAACACCGATTCGGAGGGTTCATTTTGA